In Candidatus Manganitrophus morganii, the genomic window GAGATCTTTTATCTTCCGTTTTTACCGGTCTTACTGTTTTTCCTCTGGCGTCGGCGTACCGGATCGGGCGTTTTAAAATATGGCTCGATTTTATTGTTCTTCTTCATTTTGGGCTCTTCCGTTTTTCTTTATCTGCCGGTCCGGGCGAGTCAAGCCCCCGCCTTTAACTGGGGCGATCCCCAGACCCTTGAGCGATTTCTCATCCATGTAACGGATCGAAAAGATGCGCCGGTTCATTTTGATGTCCCGAGCAGTCAAGATGTATGGATTCCCCAATTGATCAACTACGCTCGGTTTTTCCCCGACAGTTTTTCGTTTTTTGGAACGCTTCTCGGCTTGATCGGATTGGTTTATCTTTTCCGAAGAGAGAAGAAAATCCTTGGGATCATGGCCACTTTTTTCTTTCCCCCCTTCCTCTTTTTTATCCGTTTTTGGTGGGATTCTTCAAATTACCTCTCCGGTTTTATCATTTTTACGATATTATTGGGGGTAGGCTCCGGGTGGGTCTACCTCAAACTGGTTGATCTGGCGGAGCGATCTCAACAGAATTTCCATTTGACGAAAATATTCGGGGTTCTTCTGACCGCCAATATTTTGATGCTCGCGCCGGCGCATTTCATTCAGAACAATAAATCGACCTATTGGGGGCCGGGCAAGGTATTCAAAAGAATTTTACTCGATCTTGAAAGCAATGCCATCGCATTTACCCGTGATGCCTACTTCGCGTTCAGCTATTTGCAAAATGCAGAAGCCATGCGTCCCGATGTCACGCATTTAAGCTCAGTTGAATTTGTATCACCCTCCTTTTTCTTTACGGTGACACAAGCGCGGTTTCCCCTTGTTACCGTTCCATCGACAGGGCGGGAAAAGTTAGGGTCGGCGTTCCTCAGCAGCAACATTACGAGTCATCCCATTTATTGGCAGCCTGATCCTGAGAACGATCATCTCGTTGCGCCGTATCTCTCTCTGGACGGGCTGTTTTTTAGAATCCTGGAATCTCCGCCGCCTCTGACCCAAGAGAGGATCAAGCGTTATCTCGCAAAGATAAAGGATTCTTTTGATCCGAATGAGATCCCTCTCGATTCGGAGGAGAGTCGGTTTTATGGAGATGCCTTCTCGAAAATGGGGGCCTATTTTCTCAAGGAAGGAGGCTATGATATCGCCCTTCAGCATTTTGAGACGGCCAATGCCCTGAGTCCGGATAACGTTATTTTTCTAAACCTCCTCGGGGTGGCTCACGGCCAGCTAAAGCAGGTGGAGCGATCGGAGGAATATTTCAAGCGGGCGCTCTCTCTGGACGCGCAATCCTTGGATGTTCAGAGAAACCTCGGCATCCTTTATCTAGAGGAGAAGCGGTTTCAGGAGGCGGAAGGAGCCCTGTTGAAAGCGGCGATGCTTCAGCCCAAAAATGCGGAGACGAATTACCAATTAGGGCTCCTCTATGAGGAAATGGGAAAGAAGGAAGAGGCCGCTTCTTATTTTGAACGAGCGATCGCAGCGTCTCCTGAATATAGAGATACCCGGAAACGATTGAATCAACTTCAATCATCATAAGGGAAAAGGAATGCTTGAAAATCAACGGATCGGGGTGGTCGTCCCGGCCCATAATGAGGAGAGGCTGATCGGGCAGGTATTAGAGACGATCCCTTCTTATGTGGATCGGGTGTTCATTGTGGACGATTTCAGCACCGATCGAACGGTGGAAATCGTCAAAGGATATGTGCAGAGGGCGCCTTATCGATTCACATTGATCCAGCACGCTCAAAATCAAGGGGTGGGCGCCGCCATCGTGACCGGCTATAAAAGCGCGACGGATGAAAAGATCGACGTGGTTGCGGTGATGGCGGGCGACGCGCAAATGGATCCGGCCGATTTAGTCCGTGTCGTCTCTCCGATTCTTCGCGGCGAATCGGATTACGTGAAGGGAAATCGACTGTTCCGTGGGGAGTCCTGGAAAATGATTCCGCATCATCGATACTTGGGGAATTCGATCCTTTCGCTCTTGACGAAGATCGCGTCGGGCTACTGGCATATTGCAGATTCTCAGTCGGGGTACACCGCCATCTCCTTGACCGCGCTCCGCGCGCTGGATCTGGACAGCATCTACCAGCGATACGGCATGCCGAATGATCTGCTGATTACGCTGAATATTAATAATTTCCGAGTGAAGGATATCTCCGTTCGTCCGATCTATAACATCGGCGAGAAATCGGGAATCCGGCTTTGGAAGGTCATTCCGACCATCAGCTGGTTGCTGGTGAAAGGATTTTTTAAACGGATGGTCGAGAAGTACATCATCCGCGATTTTCATCCGCTGGTCTTCTTTTATTTTCTCGGGATTTGCCTCACCCCTTCCGGGGTATTGTTGGGACTCTACTTATTTTCATTGCGAGTGATGGGGCATGGTGTCACCGCGACCAGCGCCCTCTTTTCCGCCTTTTTAATTATTTCCGGGCTCCAGTCGCTTTTCTTCGCAATGTGGTTTGATATGGAGTATAACAAACATCTGAAGTGAAATTGTGAATGTGAAAGTTTGTCTGCTCACGACATCATTCCCGCGCTCGAAGGAGGATCATTCGGGCATTTTTGTTTCACGTCTCTGTCGTGCTTTGGTTTCATCCGGCATCCGCGTTGACGTCGTCGCACCGGGTCATGAAGCGACCCCTGATTCCGAGATGATCGCTGGATGCCGTGTTTATCGATTCTCTTATTTTTTCCCACAGAAATGGCAGCGGCTGGCCTATGGACCGGGCGGCATTCCGGGTAATTTAAACAGAAGCCCCTGGCGTCTCATCCAACTTCCTTTCTTTCTCTTGGCGTTTTTGTTCAAGGCCGTGAAGGTTGCAAGAGGAGCGGACTTAATCCATGCCCAATGGATTCCCTCCGGGTTTATCGCGTGGGTCGTCAGCGTCTTTCGGGGAATTCCTTTCGTCGTCACCCTGCGCGGGAGCGATGCGCTTTATGCGCGAAGGAGCGGTTTTTTATCCGCGGCTTCTCTCTGGATTTTGAAGCGGGCGGCCGCCGTAACGACGGTGAATAAAGAACTTCGTGCGTGGCTGATCACCTGCGGCCTTCCGCAGGACCGGGTTGTATTCGTCCGAAATGGCGTCGATCTGGAATCCGAGAGACGAGACGGAGAAGCGTCCCCCTTTTACCGGATGCTTTTTGTGGGAAATTTCATCCCTGTGAAAGGGATTCGATACCTCATTGAGGCTTTTTCAAAAGTGATCCGTTCCGAGAGCAACCTTCGCCTGACACTGATCGGGGAGGGGGAGGAGAGACCCGCCCTGGAGCGGCAGATCAAAGAAAACGGGATGGATGCGTTTGTGGAATTTGTCGGGATGCAGCCTCCGGAGGA contains:
- a CDS encoding glycosyltransferase family 2 protein; the encoded protein is MLENQRIGVVVPAHNEERLIGQVLETIPSYVDRVFIVDDFSTDRTVEIVKGYVQRAPYRFTLIQHAQNQGVGAAIVTGYKSATDEKIDVVAVMAGDAQMDPADLVRVVSPILRGESDYVKGNRLFRGESWKMIPHHRYLGNSILSLLTKIASGYWHIADSQSGYTAISLTALRALDLDSIYQRYGMPNDLLITLNINNFRVKDISVRPIYNIGEKSGIRLWKVIPTISWLLVKGFFKRMVEKYIIRDFHPLVFFYFLGICLTPSGVLLGLYLFSLRVMGHGVTATSALFSAFLIISGLQSLFFAMWFDMEYNKHLK
- a CDS encoding glycosyltransferase family 4 protein, which translates into the protein MKVCLLTTSFPRSKEDHSGIFVSRLCRALVSSGIRVDVVAPGHEATPDSEMIAGCRVYRFSYFFPQKWQRLAYGPGGIPGNLNRSPWRLIQLPFFLLAFLFKAVKVARGADLIHAQWIPSGFIAWVVSVFRGIPFVVTLRGSDALYARRSGFLSAASLWILKRAAAVTTVNKELRAWLITCGLPQDRVVFVRNGVDLESERRDGEASPFYRMLFVGNFIPVKGIRYLIEAFSKVIRSESNLRLTLIGEGEERPALERQIKENGMDAFVEFVGMQPPEEIQNWMSRSDCLVLPSLSEGTPNVVLEAMACGIPVVASDLPGIREVVRDGATGLLTKPHDPEDLAEKLLKLIRDRSLSEEMGKRGREAIGEMGLDWEAVAGRYREVYERVCAGSRESSI
- a CDS encoding DUF2723 domain-containing protein is translated as MDQTVHPPSLRPMVQKKIDLLGLFVFLIPFSAYLFTATPTLYWRDGAEFQTVGFVLGIAHPSGSPLYAIISKLFTFIPMGSIAFKVTLLSAFFGGVISFLIYRIIQAILVHISSEKTQRFSPHSIEWIAFSSSLLFSLSNALWENANIPEVYTLANAFTACFILLLVCAIGRDADSEKQFKAFSILMFLFGLSLGAHAAEIFYLPFLPVLLFFLWRRRTGSGVLKYGSILLFFFILGSSVFLYLPVRASQAPAFNWGDPQTLERFLIHVTDRKDAPVHFDVPSSQDVWIPQLINYARFFPDSFSFFGTLLGLIGLVYLFRREKKILGIMATFFFPPFLFFIRFWWDSSNYLSGFIIFTILLGVGSGWVYLKLVDLAERSQQNFHLTKIFGVLLTANILMLAPAHFIQNNKSTYWGPGKVFKRILLDLESNAIAFTRDAYFAFSYLQNAEAMRPDVTHLSSVEFVSPSFFFTVTQARFPLVTVPSTGREKLGSAFLSSNITSHPIYWQPDPENDHLVAPYLSLDGLFFRILESPPPLTQERIKRYLAKIKDSFDPNEIPLDSEESRFYGDAFSKMGAYFLKEGGYDIALQHFETANALSPDNVIFLNLLGVAHGQLKQVERSEEYFKRALSLDAQSLDVQRNLGILYLEEKRFQEAEGALLKAAMLQPKNAETNYQLGLLYEEMGKKEEAASYFERAIAASPEYRDTRKRLNQLQSS